A window from Sinorhizobium fredii encodes these proteins:
- a CDS encoding MFS transporter, with protein MRNNLLPVAALLLGTLFLFLGNGLLGLLLPVRGTAEGYPTTILGLIGTSWASGFVLGCFFAPNVVKRIGHVRAFSVFTALIAIVSLLTGIMIDPIWWLVLRALTGFSTAGTSMIIESWLNERATNESRGVIFSLYIAITLFGVVGGQMMIPFGETTTTFFFMICGILYCVAMLPTLLSKAASPTPLKQVRLDLRGLYRNSPVSFLGILLIGIANGAFGTLGAVFGRQAGLSDSTVAAMMSVAIFSGAVMQLPAGRISDRVDRRYVLAVLAGVGALAGLMLFLIEPGQVWIVLTLIAVYGAAANALYPIAVSHANDFATPEDFVKVSGGLLLLYGIGTIIGPTIGGPVMTATGPYGLFMITACAHMLITAYAIVRSRRRAPVPVAERETFSPVNAGAPTTPESLQLSPRAAPFEETRGDTVDDPEAEERADEPV; from the coding sequence ATGAGAAACAACCTGCTCCCCGTCGCCGCGCTGTTGCTCGGCACTCTGTTCCTCTTTCTAGGAAACGGTCTGCTGGGTCTGCTCCTGCCGGTGCGCGGCACGGCGGAAGGATACCCGACCACGATTCTCGGCCTGATCGGCACGTCCTGGGCTTCGGGCTTCGTGCTCGGCTGCTTCTTCGCCCCGAATGTCGTGAAGCGCATTGGGCACGTTCGGGCCTTCAGTGTCTTCACGGCGCTGATTGCCATCGTTTCCCTTTTGACCGGCATAATGATCGACCCCATCTGGTGGCTGGTCCTGCGCGCGCTGACCGGCTTCTCGACCGCCGGCACGTCGATGATCATCGAAAGCTGGCTGAACGAGCGCGCCACCAATGAAAGCCGCGGCGTAATCTTCTCCCTCTATATCGCCATCACCCTCTTCGGCGTCGTCGGCGGGCAGATGATGATCCCCTTCGGCGAGACGACGACCACATTCTTCTTCATGATCTGCGGCATTCTCTACTGCGTCGCGATGTTGCCGACGCTCTTGTCCAAGGCCGCCTCGCCGACGCCGCTCAAGCAGGTGCGGCTCGACCTTCGCGGCCTTTACCGCAATTCGCCGGTGTCCTTCCTCGGCATCCTCTTGATCGGCATCGCCAACGGGGCCTTCGGCACGCTCGGCGCCGTCTTCGGCCGCCAGGCGGGTCTTTCCGACAGCACCGTCGCGGCGATGATGAGCGTCGCGATCTTCTCCGGGGCGGTCATGCAGTTGCCCGCCGGCCGAATTTCCGACCGCGTCGACCGCCGCTATGTGCTCGCCGTTCTGGCCGGTGTGGGGGCGCTTGCCGGGCTCATGCTCTTCCTGATCGAGCCGGGCCAAGTCTGGATCGTGCTGACGCTGATTGCCGTCTACGGGGCCGCGGCAAACGCGCTCTATCCGATCGCCGTCTCGCACGCCAACGACTTCGCCACACCGGAGGATTTCGTCAAGGTCTCCGGCGGCCTGCTTCTGCTCTACGGCATCGGCACGATCATCGGCCCGACGATCGGCGGCCCGGTGATGACTGCGACGGGCCCCTATGGCCTCTTCATGATCACCGCCTGTGCGCATATGCTGATCACGGCCTATGCGATCGTCCGCAGCCGCCGGCGCGCACCCGTGCCCGTCGCCGAGCGCGAGACCTTCTCGCCGGTCAATGCCGGTGCACCGACGACGCCGGAAAGCCTGCAGCTCTCTCCGCGCGCGGCACCCTTCGAGGAGACGCGGGGAGACACCGTCGACGATCCCGAAGCGGAGGAGAGAGCCGATGAGCCTGTTTGA
- a CDS encoding DUF1192 domain-containing protein, producing the protein MSLFDDDQPKKKTAHEIGSDLSQLSVDELTARIALLSEEIARLEAERTRKSASRSAAEGLFR; encoded by the coding sequence ATGAGCCTGTTTGACGACGATCAGCCGAAGAAGAAGACCGCGCATGAGATCGGCAGCGACCTTTCGCAGCTCTCCGTCGACGAACTCACCGCGCGCATTGCGCTGCTGTCGGAGGAAATCGCCCGGCTGGAGGCGGAGCGCACCCGAAAATCGGCGAGCCGATCGGCCGCCGAAGGCCTCTTCCGCTGA
- a CDS encoding PhzF family phenazine biosynthesis protein: MKSVSYVTVDVFTAERFTGNQLAVIPDARGLSDEQMQAIATEFGYSEVTFVLPPDDPANTARVRIFTPTAEIPFAGHPNVGTAFVLGQQGEIFGRRPGDKLRFEEKAGLVEVALLGDGDAIAGARIVAPRPLSIGPVIDAATVAACASLRPEDVSERTHPAVRVSVGLAFAAAEVRDVAALSNARPDVSAFHEANARYPLADDSFSLFLYARTPERPWQIRARMFAPLDNVIEDPATGSASAALGAYLASLLPQADAEIEIVIEQGVEMGRRSVITVRVNKKNGTVREVSVSGNCVAVMRGSIEV, from the coding sequence ATGAAATCCGTCTCCTATGTCACCGTTGACGTCTTCACCGCCGAACGCTTCACCGGAAACCAGCTCGCCGTCATCCCCGATGCACGGGGCTTGAGCGACGAGCAGATGCAGGCGATCGCCACCGAATTCGGCTATTCCGAAGTCACCTTCGTGCTGCCGCCGGATGATCCGGCGAACACCGCCCGTGTGCGCATCTTCACGCCGACCGCCGAAATTCCCTTTGCCGGACATCCTAATGTCGGCACCGCCTTCGTGCTCGGTCAACAGGGGGAGATCTTCGGCAGAAGGCCCGGCGACAAACTGCGTTTCGAAGAGAAGGCCGGGCTGGTCGAGGTTGCCCTTCTCGGCGACGGCGACGCGATTGCCGGCGCGCGCATCGTCGCTCCCCGGCCGCTCAGCATCGGACCGGTCATCGACGCTGCGACCGTCGCCGCCTGCGCCTCACTCCGGCCGGAGGACGTGAGCGAACGCACTCATCCCGCCGTGCGTGTCTCGGTCGGCCTCGCCTTTGCCGCCGCCGAAGTCAGGGATGTCGCCGCCCTGTCGAATGCGCGGCCCGATGTCAGCGCCTTCCATGAAGCGAATGCGCGTTACCCACTCGCCGATGACAGCTTCAGCCTGTTTCTCTATGCGCGCACGCCCGAGCGCCCCTGGCAGATCAGGGCTCGCATGTTCGCGCCGCTCGACAATGTCATCGAGGATCCGGCGACCGGCAGCGCCTCGGCGGCGCTCGGCGCCTATCTCGCTTCGCTTCTGCCGCAGGCGGATGCGGAAATCGAGATTGTCATCGAGCAAGGCGTGGAAATGGGCCGCCGCAGCGTCATAACGGTCCGCGTCAACAAGAAGAACGGCACGGTCCGCGAGGTCAGCGTTTCGGGCAATTGCGTGGCGGTGATGCGCGGGTCGATCGAGGTCTGA
- a CDS encoding adenylate/guanylate cyclase domain-containing protein, producing the protein MKIEALLERRLTAILAADVVGYSRLMGTDEAGTLAALKRHRRECLEPKIAEHKGRIVKLSGDGMLIEFSSVVNAVACAAEIQRGMLVRNEGLPRSRRIELRIGIHLGDVIVEEGDIFGDGVNVAARLEGLADPSGIAVSSSVRDQVGSRLDLGFVDKGEYSLKNIAPNIRVYTVALGEAAARQETEPPDATLEAGYELSIGVLPFTNMSHDPEQEYFSDGITEDIITDLSKISRLHVVARNTVFTYKGKPVKVKQIAQELGVRFILEGSVRKVGERVRITGQLIDAHTGGHLWADRYDRDLTDIFTIQDEITHAIVAQLKIKLLPEEKKAIESDPTTSVEAYTYYLRGRQFSHTWTRSYLLLARRMFLKAVELDPNYARAYAGIAECECAIRDWHEKEFPLESIFEMSSKALALDPNLAEAHASRGLALTHDGQTEEAGREFRQALALSPSLYEANLYYGRFLFAQGRFQEAVQFFKRAAEIRTDDYFSPIHLMNCYLSLGMESERQRWARIGIERAKTALERHPENASPAHRGALALAHLGEGERAKEWAARALAVDPDDIVAQYNAACVHSLLGESERALDLLEAVVPQSSSYHLLWFKQDSDLDPIRDHPRFRALLKSMRDCTPETR; encoded by the coding sequence ATGAAAATCGAGGCACTCTTGGAACGCCGCCTGACCGCCATTCTCGCTGCCGATGTCGTGGGCTACAGTCGCCTGATGGGAACCGACGAGGCGGGGACGCTGGCCGCCTTGAAACGGCATCGCCGCGAGTGCCTGGAGCCGAAGATCGCCGAACACAAGGGGCGCATCGTCAAGCTGTCCGGCGACGGCATGCTGATCGAATTTTCGAGCGTCGTGAATGCGGTGGCCTGTGCGGCCGAGATCCAGCGCGGCATGCTCGTTCGCAACGAAGGCCTGCCGAGGAGCCGGCGCATCGAACTCAGGATCGGCATCCACCTCGGCGACGTGATCGTTGAGGAGGGCGACATCTTCGGCGACGGCGTCAACGTTGCGGCGCGGCTCGAGGGGCTCGCCGATCCCTCCGGTATTGCGGTATCCTCGTCGGTGCGCGACCAGGTCGGCTCGCGGTTGGACCTCGGCTTCGTCGACAAGGGCGAATACAGCCTGAAGAACATCGCGCCGAATATCCGCGTCTATACGGTCGCGCTCGGCGAGGCGGCCGCCCGGCAGGAAACGGAGCCGCCCGACGCGACGCTCGAGGCCGGCTACGAATTATCGATCGGCGTCCTGCCCTTCACCAATATGAGCCACGATCCGGAGCAGGAATATTTCTCCGACGGCATCACCGAGGACATCATTACCGATCTTTCGAAGATCTCGCGCCTGCATGTCGTCGCCCGCAACACCGTCTTTACCTACAAGGGCAAGCCGGTGAAGGTGAAGCAGATCGCCCAGGAACTCGGCGTCCGCTTCATTCTGGAAGGCAGCGTCCGCAAGGTCGGCGAACGTGTCCGCATCACCGGCCAGCTCATCGATGCGCATACGGGCGGGCACCTGTGGGCCGATCGCTATGATCGTGATCTCACCGATATCTTTACCATCCAGGACGAGATCACGCATGCGATCGTCGCCCAGTTGAAGATCAAGCTGCTGCCGGAGGAGAAGAAGGCGATCGAGAGCGATCCGACCACTTCCGTGGAAGCCTATACCTATTATCTGCGTGGCCGGCAGTTCTCGCATACTTGGACTCGGTCCTACCTGCTGCTTGCCCGCCGGATGTTCCTGAAGGCTGTCGAACTCGATCCGAACTATGCGCGCGCCTACGCGGGCATCGCCGAATGCGAATGTGCGATCAGGGATTGGCACGAAAAGGAGTTTCCGCTCGAGAGCATCTTCGAGATGAGCTCCAAGGCACTGGCGCTCGACCCAAACCTGGCGGAAGCGCATGCCTCACGCGGGCTGGCATTGACCCACGACGGGCAGACGGAAGAGGCCGGCCGCGAATTCCGCCAGGCTCTGGCGCTGAGTCCGTCGCTCTATGAGGCCAATCTTTATTATGGCCGCTTCCTATTTGCGCAGGGCCGGTTTCAGGAGGCGGTGCAGTTCTTCAAGCGGGCGGCGGAAATCCGCACCGACGACTATTTTTCACCAATTCATTTGATGAACTGCTATCTCTCGCTCGGAATGGAATCCGAGCGCCAGCGCTGGGCGCGGATCGGCATCGAGCGGGCGAAAACCGCGCTGGAGCGGCACCCGGAAAATGCGAGCCCCGCCCATCGCGGGGCCTTGGCGCTCGCGCATCTGGGCGAAGGGGAGCGCGCCAAGGAATGGGCGGCGCGAGCGCTGGCGGTCGATCCGGACGATATCGTCGCGCAATATAACGCGGCCTGCGTCCATTCCTTGTTGGGAGAGAGCGAGCGCGCGCTCGATCTGCTGGAAGCCGTCGTTCCGCAGAGCTCCAGCTACCATCTCCTCTGGTTCAAGCAGGACTCCGATCTGGATCCGATTCGCGATCACCCCCGATTTCGGGCACTTCTCAAGTCGATGAGGGATTGCACGCCCGAGACGCGCTGA
- the rpmE gene encoding 50S ribosomal protein L31, whose product MKAGIHPEYHTIKVVMTDGTEYETRSTWGSEGATMHLEIDSKSHPAWTGGNQQLVDRGGRVSKFKKRFEGLGL is encoded by the coding sequence ATGAAGGCAGGCATCCATCCCGAATACCACACGATCAAGGTGGTCATGACCGACGGCACCGAATACGAAACCCGCTCGACCTGGGGTTCGGAAGGCGCAACCATGCACCTCGAAATCGACTCGAAGTCGCACCCGGCCTGGACCGGCGGCAACCAGCAGCTCGTCGACCGCGGCGGCCGCGTCTCGAAGTTCAAGAAGCGCTTCGAGGGCCTCGGCCTCTGA
- a CDS encoding FAD-binding dehydrogenase produces MDCDVLVIGAGLAGLVAASEAAALGRKVIVLDQEGEQNLGGQAFWSLGGLFFVDSLEQRRMGIRDSHELAAQDWMGSSQFDRPEDHWPRLWAEAYLDFAAGEKRRWLHALGLRWFPVVGWAERGGGLAHGHGNSVPRFHITWGTGPAVLEPFIRLTRQAESRGLVRFRFRHRVDELVTTDGAVTGARGAILKADPVGRGERSSRDEIGDFEISAGAVVVSSGGIGGNHELVRRNWPRKRLGQPPASMVSGVPHHVDGRMLDIAAKARGSVINADRMWHYTEGLRNFDPIWPDHGIRVLPGPSSFWCDADGNRFSAPAMPGFDTLGTLAAIRQSGHDYSWFILTRAIIKKEFALSGSEQNPDLTGKSIALLLKRLGAKPTGPVQAFMDKGEDFVVKDRLEDLVEGMNRLTGDNRLSASHLKAQIEARDREIDNSFSKDAQVTAIRGARAYRGDRLLRTARPHRLLDPKAGPLIAVRLHILTRKTLGGLQTNLAGQVLELSGDPVPGLYAAGEVAGFGGGGMHGYNALEGTFLGGCIFSGRAAGRGAGGDV; encoded by the coding sequence ATGGATTGCGATGTGCTGGTCATCGGTGCCGGCCTTGCCGGGCTCGTGGCGGCGTCCGAGGCGGCGGCGCTTGGTCGCAAGGTCATCGTTCTCGACCAGGAAGGCGAGCAGAATCTCGGCGGCCAGGCCTTCTGGTCGCTTGGCGGCCTCTTCTTCGTTGACAGTCTAGAGCAGCGGCGCATGGGCATTCGCGACAGTCATGAACTCGCCGCCCAGGACTGGATGGGATCGTCGCAGTTCGACCGGCCCGAGGATCACTGGCCGCGCCTGTGGGCCGAGGCCTATCTCGATTTTGCCGCCGGCGAGAAGCGACGCTGGCTGCATGCGCTCGGGCTGCGCTGGTTTCCGGTGGTCGGATGGGCCGAACGCGGCGGTGGTCTTGCGCATGGCCACGGCAATTCGGTGCCGCGCTTCCACATTACCTGGGGCACCGGCCCGGCGGTGCTCGAACCCTTCATCCGGCTGACGCGGCAGGCGGAGAGCCGGGGCCTTGTCCGTTTCCGCTTCCGCCACCGGGTCGACGAACTCGTAACGACGGACGGTGCCGTGACCGGCGCGCGCGGGGCAATCCTCAAGGCGGATCCGGTCGGCCGCGGCGAGCGCAGCTCGCGCGATGAGATCGGCGATTTCGAGATCTCCGCCGGCGCGGTGGTCGTCAGTTCGGGCGGCATCGGCGGCAATCATGAGCTGGTGCGCCGCAACTGGCCGCGCAAGCGGCTCGGCCAGCCGCCAGCCTCCATGGTCAGCGGCGTGCCGCACCACGTCGACGGCCGGATGCTGGACATCGCGGCTAAGGCGCGCGGCTCCGTCATCAATGCCGACCGCATGTGGCACTATACCGAGGGCCTCAGGAACTTCGACCCGATCTGGCCGGACCACGGCATCCGCGTCCTGCCGGGCCCGTCCTCCTTCTGGTGCGATGCCGATGGCAACCGTTTTTCGGCGCCGGCCATGCCCGGTTTCGATACGCTCGGGACATTGGCCGCGATCCGGCAGAGCGGCCATGACTATAGCTGGTTCATCCTGACGCGCGCGATCATCAAGAAGGAGTTCGCCCTTTCCGGGTCCGAGCAGAACCCGGATCTGACCGGCAAGAGCATAGCGCTTCTGCTGAAGCGGCTCGGCGCAAAGCCGACCGGCCCGGTGCAGGCCTTCATGGACAAGGGCGAGGACTTTGTCGTCAAGGACCGGCTCGAAGATCTTGTCGAGGGGATGAACAGGTTGACGGGCGATAACCGGCTCTCGGCGAGCCACCTCAAGGCGCAGATCGAGGCACGCGACCGGGAGATCGACAATTCGTTTTCCAAGGACGCGCAGGTTACCGCCATCCGCGGCGCGCGTGCCTATCGCGGCGACCGGCTGCTCCGCACCGCCAGGCCGCATCGTCTCCTGGACCCGAAGGCAGGCCCGCTGATCGCCGTGCGATTGCACATCCTGACCCGCAAGACACTCGGCGGTCTGCAGACCAACCTTGCCGGCCAAGTGCTGGAGCTTTCCGGCGATCCGGTGCCGGGCCTTTATGCGGCCGGCGAAGTCGCTGGCTTCGGAGGCGGCGGCATGCATGGCTACAACGCCCTCGAGGGCACTTTCCTGGGTGGCTGCATCTTTTCCGGCCGTGCCGCGGGGCGGGGCGCGGGCGGGGACGTTTGA
- a CDS encoding ABC transporter transmembrane domain-containing protein has translation MPRQENLVRERKSVRPLAAVLPYVRRYRHFAIGAAISLTIAAVTTLTLPLAVRRMIDHGFSNSDSAFINTYFTMLMVLAIVLALASAARYYFVISLGERIVADLRRDVFARVTGLSASFFDVNQSGEIVSRLTADTTQIKSAVGATASVALRNLILCLGAIGMMVYTSPKLSSLVIAAIPLIVFPLVGFGRSVRRRARQAQDTLAAASAYAGEAIAATRTLQAFNGEASANNRFGAAVEEAYGAARAAIRARSALTAFAITMVFGSVVAVLWFGARDVLDGTLSAGTLSQFLLYSVFAAGSLGALSEVWGEISQAAGAAERLNELLSEVPQIRAPEHPAPMPVPAKGAIAFDDVHFAYPARPDYKSLKGLSLAVEPGETVAIVGPSGAGKSTLFSMLLRYYDPIKGTVLVDGMDIRSVDPKDLRERIAIVPQDVTIFAASVHDNIAFGTTASREAVQAAAVAAQADEFIARLDRGYDTLVGERGVTLSGGQRQRIAIARAIIKAAPILLLDEATSALDAESETLVQKALDGLMRERTTLVIAHRLATVLKADRILVMDHGRIVEEGTHASLIRQAGLYAKLARLQFDHGAQGLFVASQA, from the coding sequence GTGCCAAGACAAGAGAACCTAGTACGAGAGCGCAAGTCCGTCCGGCCGCTTGCAGCCGTGCTGCCCTATGTCAGGCGCTATCGCCACTTTGCGATCGGCGCCGCCATCTCGCTGACGATCGCCGCGGTGACGACGCTGACGCTGCCGCTGGCGGTCCGCCGGATGATCGATCACGGCTTCTCCAATTCCGATTCCGCCTTCATCAACACCTATTTCACCATGTTGATGGTGCTGGCGATCGTGTTGGCGCTGGCGAGCGCCGCCCGCTACTACTTCGTCATTTCGCTGGGAGAGCGCATCGTCGCCGATCTCCGGCGCGACGTCTTCGCCCGGGTCACGGGCCTTTCCGCCTCCTTCTTCGACGTCAACCAGTCCGGCGAGATCGTCTCGCGGCTGACCGCGGACACGACGCAGATCAAGTCGGCGGTCGGCGCCACGGCATCCGTTGCGCTGCGCAACTTGATCCTCTGTCTGGGCGCGATCGGCATGATGGTCTATACCAGCCCGAAGCTGTCGAGCCTGGTGATCGCCGCCATTCCGCTCATCGTCTTCCCGCTCGTCGGCTTCGGCCGTTCCGTCCGGCGCCGCGCCCGTCAGGCGCAGGACACGCTCGCCGCTGCCTCCGCCTATGCCGGCGAAGCGATCGCCGCCACCCGCACGCTACAGGCCTTCAATGGCGAGGCGAGCGCCAATAACCGCTTCGGCGCCGCCGTGGAGGAGGCCTATGGCGCCGCCCGTGCGGCGATCCGAGCCCGCTCGGCGCTCACCGCCTTTGCCATCACCATGGTGTTCGGCAGCGTCGTTGCGGTGCTCTGGTTCGGAGCCCGCGACGTGCTGGACGGCACGCTTTCGGCTGGCACGCTCAGCCAGTTTCTACTCTATTCCGTCTTTGCCGCCGGCAGCCTCGGAGCGCTCTCGGAAGTCTGGGGCGAGATCTCGCAGGCCGCAGGGGCCGCCGAGCGCCTGAACGAGCTCCTGAGCGAAGTTCCGCAGATCCGCGCGCCCGAGCACCCCGCCCCAATGCCCGTGCCGGCGAAGGGGGCGATCGCCTTCGACGACGTGCACTTCGCCTATCCGGCGCGGCCCGACTACAAGAGCCTCAAAGGCCTGAGCCTCGCGGTGGAGCCGGGCGAGACCGTTGCCATCGTCGGCCCCTCCGGCGCCGGCAAGAGTACCCTGTTCTCGATGCTGCTGCGCTATTACGACCCGATCAAGGGAACCGTGCTGGTTGACGGCATGGACATCCGCAGCGTCGACCCGAAAGACCTGCGCGAACGGATCGCCATCGTGCCGCAGGACGTGACGATCTTCGCCGCCTCGGTGCATGACAACATCGCCTTCGGCACTACGGCGAGCCGCGAGGCGGTACAGGCGGCCGCCGTCGCGGCGCAGGCCGACGAGTTCATCGCAAGGCTCGACCGCGGCTATGACACGCTGGTCGGCGAGCGTGGCGTGACGCTTTCCGGCGGCCAGCGCCAGCGTATCGCCATTGCCCGGGCGATCATCAAGGCCGCTCCGATCCTGCTTCTCGACGAAGCGACGTCGGCCCTCGACGCTGAGAGCGAGACGCTGGTGCAGAAGGCACTCGACGGGCTGATGCGGGAGCGCACCACGCTCGTCATCGCGCATCGGCTGGCGACGGTGCTGAAGGCGGACCGAATCCTGGTCATGGATCACGGCCGTATCGTCGAGGAAGGCACCCACGCATCGCTGATCCGCCAGGCCGGGCTCTATGCCAAGCTCGCGCGGCTTCAATTCGATCACGGGGCGCAAGGATTGTTTGTCGCATCCCAGGCCTGA
- a CDS encoding DUF1465 family protein encodes MSERGLNTVSFAGHAASSAQFKALYAEGMGLVEETASYLDGPGRAASKVLPRMASVLYAAESMRLTTRLMQMASWLLLQRAVNNGEMSREQVLSEKSKVRLDSFNVDRSAPGWNDLPDSFRDLIERSLRLQNRVALLDREIYRPQEATTFVPDNQNGVKAQIKLLQTAFGGN; translated from the coding sequence ATGTCCGAGAGAGGATTGAATACCGTCAGTTTCGCAGGACACGCTGCGTCCTCGGCGCAGTTCAAGGCGCTCTATGCCGAAGGGATGGGCCTCGTCGAGGAAACGGCGAGCTACCTCGATGGTCCTGGCCGTGCTGCCTCCAAGGTGTTGCCGCGTATGGCCTCGGTGCTTTACGCCGCCGAGTCGATGCGGCTGACGACGCGGCTGATGCAGATGGCCTCCTGGCTCCTCCTACAGCGCGCTGTCAACAATGGCGAGATGAGCCGCGAACAGGTCCTGTCGGAAAAAAGCAAAGTTCGCCTCGACAGCTTCAATGTCGACCGCAGCGCGCCCGGCTGGAACGATCTGCCCGACAGCTTCCGCGACCTGATCGAACGCTCGCTTCGCCTGCAGAACCGCGTCGCCCTGCTCGACCGCGAGATCTACCGGCCGCAGGAGGCCACGACCTTCGTCCCAGACAACCAGAACGGCGTCAAGGCACAGATCAAGCTCTTGCAGACAGCGTTTGGCGGCAACTGA
- a CDS encoding peptidoglycan -binding protein, which translates to MALARRGRNPRTINYWPGFVDALSTLLMAIMFLLSVFVTAQFLMGREITGKDEVLNRLNSQINELTQLLALEKSGKQDLEDSLANLQASLAQSEGERSRLEALLDQGAGSTDAANQKLGRLGSELENEKQVSARAMSQIELLNQQIAALRSQIAAIEGALQASEAKDQASQAKIADLGRRLNVALAQRVQELNRYRSDFFGRLREILSDRENIRIVGDRFVFQSEVLFSSGSSDLNPEGQVEMAKLATALLDLAREIPAEINWVLRVDGHTDNVQLSGTGRFADNWELSSARATSVVKFLISKGVPADRLVAAGFGEYQPIAAGESLEARAQNRRIELKLTEK; encoded by the coding sequence ATGGCTCTCGCCCGAAGGGGCCGCAATCCGCGGACGATCAACTACTGGCCGGGCTTCGTCGATGCGCTGTCGACCTTGCTCATGGCGATCATGTTCCTGCTCAGCGTCTTCGTCACGGCTCAGTTCCTGATGGGGCGGGAGATCACCGGCAAGGACGAGGTGCTGAACCGGCTGAACAGCCAGATCAACGAACTGACCCAGCTTCTCGCCCTCGAGAAGAGCGGCAAGCAGGATCTCGAGGATTCGCTTGCCAATCTCCAGGCCTCGCTTGCCCAGTCGGAGGGCGAGCGGTCCCGCCTTGAAGCGCTGCTTGATCAGGGGGCCGGCAGTACCGATGCGGCCAATCAGAAACTCGGCCGGTTGGGCTCGGAGCTCGAAAACGAAAAGCAGGTCAGCGCCCGCGCGATGAGCCAGATCGAGCTCTTGAACCAGCAGATCGCCGCGCTGCGCAGCCAGATTGCCGCCATCGAGGGCGCGCTTCAGGCTTCCGAGGCGAAGGATCAGGCTTCGCAGGCGAAGATCGCCGACCTCGGCCGCCGGCTGAACGTCGCGCTCGCCCAGCGCGTGCAGGAACTCAATCGCTACCGCTCGGACTTTTTCGGCCGCTTGCGGGAAATCCTCTCCGACCGCGAAAATATCCGCATCGTCGGCGACCGGTTCGTCTTCCAGTCGGAAGTGCTTTTTTCCTCGGGCAGCAGCGACCTGAACCCCGAGGGCCAGGTGGAAATGGCAAAACTCGCCACGGCGCTGCTCGACCTTGCCAGGGAAATTCCGGCCGAGATCAACTGGGTGCTGCGCGTCGACGGCCATACGGACAACGTGCAGCTCTCCGGCACCGGCCGCTTTGCCGACAATTGGGAACTGTCTTCGGCGCGCGCCACTTCGGTCGTCAAGTTCCTGATCTCCAAGGGCGTGCCGGCCGACCGCTTAGTGGCGGCCGGATTTGGCGAATACCAGCCGATTGCGGCCGGGGAAAGCCTGGAGGCGCGGGCGCAAAATCGGCGTATCGAGCTCAAGCTGACCGAAAAATAG
- a CDS encoding Bug family tripartite tricarboxylate transporter substrate binding protein gives MPFLSMTRRAALAFGIATLSAMTLGGPVQAQSFPDRTITLVVPFAAGGSTDVVARIIAQKMSEDLGQQVIVQNVAGAGGNLGASNVARADPDGYTILMATVATHALNPLILKTKPYDPEKDFAPISLLVVVPNVLVVNPELPAKSVQELLALLKASPDQYSYASSGNGTPLHLSGELFKSMAGVEMQHIPYKGSGPALNDVIGNQVPIMFDNLPSSSSHIKAGTLRALAVTTAERAPSFPDVPTIAESGIPGYETYTWNALFAPANTPQPAIARLNESAKKALADPGVQKRMEEFSAKIVGSTPEELGAHVKAELAKWTPVVRDANIQMD, from the coding sequence ATGCCATTTCTAAGCATGACCCGCCGCGCCGCCCTTGCCTTCGGCATCGCCACGCTTTCCGCCATGACCTTGGGCGGCCCGGTGCAGGCGCAGAGTTTTCCGGACCGGACGATTACGCTCGTGGTCCCCTTCGCCGCCGGCGGTTCCACCGACGTCGTGGCCCGGATCATCGCCCAGAAGATGTCCGAGGATCTCGGCCAGCAGGTGATCGTCCAGAACGTCGCCGGCGCCGGCGGCAATCTCGGGGCGTCCAATGTCGCCCGTGCCGATCCGGACGGCTACACGATCCTGATGGCGACGGTCGCAACCCACGCCTTGAACCCGCTGATCCTGAAGACGAAGCCCTACGATCCGGAGAAGGACTTCGCGCCGATCTCGCTGCTGGTCGTCGTTCCGAACGTGCTGGTCGTCAATCCGGAGCTGCCGGCCAAATCGGTGCAGGAATTGCTGGCGCTGCTCAAGGCATCGCCTGACCAGTACAGCTACGCGTCCTCCGGCAACGGCACGCCGCTGCATCTATCCGGCGAGCTCTTCAAGTCGATGGCCGGCGTCGAGATGCAGCACATCCCCTACAAGGGCTCCGGCCCGGCGCTGAACGATGTCATCGGCAACCAGGTGCCGATCATGTTCGACAACCTGCCCTCCTCGTCCAGCCACATCAAGGCCGGAACGCTCCGGGCACTGGCGGTGACTACGGCGGAACGCGCCCCCTCCTTCCCGGACGTGCCTACCATCGCCGAATCCGGCATCCCCGGCTACGAGACCTATACCTGGAATGCGCTCTTCGCCCCGGCCAATACGCCGCAGCCGGCGATCGCGCGCCTGAACGAGTCGGCCAAGAAGGCGCTTGCCGATCCGGGGGTCCAGAAGCGCATGGAGGAATTCAGCGCCAAGATCGTCGGCTCGACGCCCGAGGAACTCGGCGCCCATGTGAAGGCGGAGCTTGCGAAGTGGACACCGGTCGTGCGCGACGCAAACATCCAGATGGATTGA